Proteins encoded within one genomic window of [Enterobacter] lignolyticus SCF1:
- the mnmE gene encoding tRNA uridine-5-carboxymethylaminomethyl(34) synthesis GTPase MnmE, translated as MSHNDTIVAQATPPGRGGVGILRISGLKAREVAEAVLGKLPKPRYADYLPFNDADGAALDQGIALWFPGPNSFTGEDVLELQGHGGPVILDLLLKRILTIPGLRIARPGEFSERAFLNDKLDLAQAEAIADLIDASSEQAARSALNSLQGAFSARVNHLVEALTHLRIYVEAAIDFPDEEIDFLSDGKIEAQLNGVMADLDAVRAEARQGSLLREGMKVVIAGRPNAGKSSLLNALAGREAAIVTDIAGTTRDVLREHIHIDGMPLHIIDTAGLRDASDEVERIGIERAWQEIEQADRVLFMVDGTTTDAVDPAQIWPDFIARLPTNLPITVVRNKADMTGEAVGLSEVNGHSLIRLSARQGEGVDLLRNHLKQSMGFDTNMEGGFLARRRHLQALETAANHLQQGKAQLIGAWAGELLAEELRLAQQALSEITGEFTSDDLLGRIFSSFCIGK; from the coding sequence ATGAGCCATAACGACACTATCGTCGCCCAGGCAACCCCACCGGGACGCGGTGGTGTAGGCATTCTGCGTATCTCCGGCCTGAAGGCGCGCGAGGTGGCTGAAGCGGTGCTGGGCAAGCTGCCAAAACCGCGCTACGCCGATTATCTGCCGTTTAACGATGCCGACGGCGCCGCGCTGGACCAGGGCATTGCCCTGTGGTTCCCCGGCCCGAACTCCTTTACCGGCGAAGATGTGCTGGAGCTGCAGGGCCACGGCGGCCCGGTGATCCTCGACCTGCTGTTAAAACGCATTCTGACGATTCCCGGCCTGCGCATTGCCAGGCCCGGCGAGTTCTCCGAGCGCGCGTTTCTTAACGACAAGCTCGACCTGGCGCAAGCCGAGGCGATTGCAGACCTGATCGACGCCAGTTCCGAGCAGGCGGCCCGCTCCGCGCTGAACTCGCTGCAGGGGGCGTTCTCCGCCCGCGTGAACCACCTTGTGGAAGCGCTCACTCACCTGCGCATCTACGTCGAAGCGGCGATCGACTTCCCGGACGAAGAGATCGATTTCCTCTCCGACGGCAAAATCGAGGCCCAGCTGAACGGCGTGATGGCCGATCTCGACGCGGTGCGCGCCGAAGCGCGCCAGGGCAGCCTGCTGCGAGAAGGGATGAAGGTGGTGATTGCCGGGCGCCCTAACGCCGGGAAATCGAGCCTGCTGAACGCGCTGGCGGGCCGTGAGGCCGCAATCGTCACCGACATTGCCGGCACCACCCGCGACGTGCTGCGCGAGCATATCCACATTGACGGGATGCCGCTGCACATTATCGATACCGCCGGGCTGCGCGACGCCAGCGACGAGGTCGAGCGTATCGGCATTGAGCGCGCCTGGCAGGAGATCGAGCAGGCCGACCGCGTGCTGTTTATGGTCGACGGCACCACCACCGACGCCGTTGACCCGGCGCAGATCTGGCCCGACTTTATCGCCCGTTTACCGACGAATTTGCCGATCACCGTGGTCCGCAATAAAGCGGATATGACCGGCGAAGCGGTGGGATTGAGCGAGGTGAACGGTCACTCACTGATTCGTCTCTCCGCGCGTCAGGGCGAAGGCGTGGACCTGCTGCGTAACCACCTCAAGCAGAGCATGGGCTTTGACACCAACATGGAGGGCGGATTCCTCGCCCGCCGCCGCCATCTCCAGGCGCTGGAAACCGCGGCCAACCACCTGCAGCAGGGCAAAGCGCAGCTGATTGGCGCGTGGGCAGGCGAGCTGCTGGCGGAAGAGCTGCGCCTGGCGCAGCAGGCGTTAAGCGAGATTACCGGCGAATTTACCTCCGACGATCTGCTGGGACGGATATTCTCGAGCTTCTGTATTGGCAAGTAA